TGTGCAAATGAACTGGGTGGAACTGGATAAGTTGTCAACAAACATGATGCATCTCAGTAGAAGGGAAACAATGGTGCCTCCATCATCCACCACCTCCAGATGTGGTCTGGATGATCCAGTGACACTGTAATCTGTTCTGACTGCACCTGCATTAACATGAACTCTTCTGGATCCAGATCAGATATGCAGAAACAGACTACGTGGTAAAAGGCTTATAGTTACCGTATGAGTGATCCAGCAAAGGGTTGGACATGTTGGGGACGTAACCTTCAGGAGGAGAGTAATTCTGACACACCACAAAcgcctctacacacacacacacacacacacacacacacacacacacacacacacacaggcagacagtgGATGTCAGCAGATTTCATGTAAACGTCGTGGATATAGATAGATGTGAACTAATCTGGTAAAATCAACAGGATTTAATCAGTTTTTACTCTGAGttaaaattattgttttgtttaaaaccCCGGCTCATTTCTGTCATACTGTTCTCCACAGTACAAAAGTCTCTGATGTGTGACAGGGTTTGTCTCCTGTTGGAGGCGTGTGATTGGTCAGCGGTGGCAGAGACTCACCGATGCTGGAGTTCCTGCTGCTGCGAGGCTTCGCGCAGGTCACACCACTGAAGAAGATCTTCAGCTGAGAGTACAGTAGCGTGACATCTTTACCTCTGAAGATCTGAGACACACGGGACAGGGCTGGGTTAATACAGTCTGATCTGACAGGAGACATGACGTCCACGGCACACAACGCACCACTGCACAAACCTACGTACCCTCTGGTAAGTATTGTGACAGgatgtgcttttcttttttttttaggccaatgACTTTACAGATCAAATGAGAGTCACTGGTCTTTCTCCACCTGTTTTATTGAGGAAACTTTGGGAGCTGACTGTGTGGACTTGGGTTAGCCACATATTCCAGAATACATTTTGCACCCATTTTTCTAAGCCAAGCTCAAAGTTGTTATAATTTGTTGTGGACTTTATTACGTTTTGATATTCTTCCTTGGCAGCTGACAGCCCAGCTCCTGAAACAACCAGCCGCTTACTGTGCATCATCCCGGGGAGAACAGTCTTATCCCAACAGTTCTTTCATTTACCACTCTCTAATTTACCACTGGCTCTGATATGTCTGTAGCACTCTCATATATAATATGATTccttttggaaaataaaacttgGACTTTGGAGATTAAATATTATGTTTGTTGCTAAAGTGAAGCTAAGGTTCATGTTATACATCAAATGAATTTTTAATCAGTCATAGAAATACGTTGGACTCACTTTGGCCACAAATGTTCCTCCAGGTTTCAGGACGTGAGTGGTGATATTCAGAGCctgaaacacaagcagctgtcaGCGTGACGTCACAAACCCACAggtaaatacaaacacacctcTGTACTTACAGCCAATAGGAGCTGAGCCTGGATGTATTCATCCACATCATGGAGCCCAGTTACTGTGGACACAGAACAGGGAATAACTCCTGAGAGCTGAcgaaaaatgataaaacaacagTTCACAGGAGACTTAAGACCAGGTGAAGACAGGTGAGGAAGTGAGTATCTCACCGTCTGGAGCTCCGTCGCACACCACGAGGTCGGCTGGCTGACCCTCAAAGTGACGGATTATCTCCTGAGCTGTTGACAcctgagaggaagaagacaacATAGCTCATGTGACACAGCTCTGCACTGAGACccgtgtgtgagtgtttcaTATGAGGTTTTCCTtgtgtttccactgtgttttacaAATCGGTACTTTTCAGATGTACATCAGTAAAAGGGTTATTGTGATTATTATTGATTTTCTACCAATTTTACTCTGAATCCAGGTTTCTGCTGGGGCTGACACAAACTGGTCAGTGGACCAAAACGCAATCCAGAAGGTCATACTAGTTTTCCAGTTTGTTCCACTTCAAAATTGCaagactttattttttaattataattctactaaattttaaattttgcatAAAAATTCCCACAATAATGGCTACACATTATACTtcattgagttcctgcagtcgACTCTCAGACTTATCTCCTCACCTTGGTGATGTCTCCCTGGATCTGAGTGACTCCTGGCAGAGGAGCCATGGCCTGCAGGTCCACCGCCACGATCTTTACGTCCTCACCCTTCTCAGCCTTCTCCTCCCGACCTCtgagtgaaaaaacaaacaatgaaatcGTTAACTTGTGGTTTTATTTAGATCCATTTCATTTCCATAACTcaactcaaacaaacaaaaaaaaaacctgagttTCCGACTGAGAACCTGACTCCAGCTGCCAGGAGCTGCACACAGATCCACTGCTCTGTtcacacctgagagagagagagagtgaaaaactaaatgaatgGATTTTGAACAATCAGACATTtattaaacagcagcagaatacAGGCAGGGACAGAAGCATGGACAGATGCTGAAGGGGAATTAAAGATCCAAGACGGATCAGAGAGCCCCTTCAGGTTACGTTACACTTTTTCATACATTTACCATCTAAATAAACCTGAGAGTTATTCTGAATTACATCCAATAATTACTGGATAAAAGTTGAGGTTTAGTTTCACCTCTCTTTCTATCCACATTTAcgctttgtctctgtctctctattgtGGCTCCGTGGTTCATGCCAACTCTCCATCTCCATTGTAGACATTCAGGGAAATGAGGCAAAACGATATTTATTGATGCAAACAGAGTGAGCCAGTTACAGCTTTCcgaataaaatcatttttgcCTGAATCATAGAGCTCTGGATTTGAAAATATCTTGAATTGACGTCTAGGTGTCTCCATGCGTCTCCAGGTGTCACAGGGCCTCACCTGTGAACAGGCTGAATTCATGGTcgagctgcagcagcttgaAGGCGCTCCTCGCTCTCCAGCCCTCTTCTTTGGCCAGACGGTAGTAAATGTCCCGCTTGTCTTTGGAGGAGCGACCCATCCTGGCCTCCGACCCccctgcaggaaaacacacgGTAAAACATCAGCCTCTTTTACactgctctctcttctttcagAGGTATTAGAAAAATACCTCTTCTACCTTTTCTAACTTAAGCCCGTGATTATTTTACAAACCGATGTATCCTatgattcagtatttttttaattattattattagtaataGTGAACCAATCCTTAAGTCAAGCTTTTACATAAATAAGTGGCATTTGATCTATTCTATTTTAGCCGAATGGAAGAGCACATCTCATTGAATCTAATAATGTATTTAGTTATGATTTAATGAACGCTTATCACGCCGGAATCCGGCTAACCATGTCTAATTCAGTTTTTAAACGGTGTTCGGTGTCGAGTACATAAGAAGCGACCCATTTCACTGGTGTCTGAGCTTGTTTTCTGAAGGTACGTCAGTGAATGTGTCTTAGTcaaatatatacacactcataataaacaaaacaggcaCAACAATAGCATTATACCTCATTTAAACAGACGTTATGAGCCATTTTTACTCACTGTTCACGTGTTGTTCTGATGTTGACGATGGAAGGACCTATGCGGTTAGCTGGCCCCGAAGCGCCTGTTCAAAATGACGCCATCATACAAACTCACCATCTCTgcttaaaaattaaatgatcGTCTTTTTCAATTGACCATAATAAtcccaaaaaaaagacaaaaagaaagaaaaaaagaaattacattatataaaatatttggATTATAATACAATAGGATTATATTTCCTAAAGTCTTCCCACATAAACTAAACTTTTGACTGAATCAAATAAAGAATAGCTGCCTTCAAAAACCAATAGAATCTAACTCaaactgaaattatttataAGCTGTATGAATGTAGTCAACGaaattttaacttaaaataactcGTTTTAAATCTAATTTTCCTTTAGTGCTTTCCAGCCACACGATGTCGCTGCAGATACATTAAACTGCTTTCTACAAAACCAAagtgtgaaacacacaaaagaaatatCACAGATAAAACTAAAAGATTTATCCAGTGTCCACTAAAGGCAAACTGACTGATTATATTCAATCCAACAACTGAGAGCACTTCatgtttaaagttattttaatcACAAGTTTCTCAGGAATCTTGACTTGTTTCTTCAATGGAAGATACCATGAAGCTATTAATAAAACTTATTTCTCCATAAATTTAtctgtgtattattattattattattattatcacaatTCTAACATCCTAACAGGACACAAACATAAGTCTGAGGTTATTTGTTATGTTATATAAGTTATGTGGTTggtacaaagaaaagaaagttagAAAAGAACcaacacatcacacagaaaaacagtttatATACAAAAGGTTTAATGTGAaaaatttaatgaaaaactatttttttccaGCCAGAATTTCACATTCAAAACAGTAAACACTGTAACTTATGAAATGAGAATTCAAAAAATTagttacaactttttttttagctcacaggaaaaaaaaaatacaaaaatgagaaacattttaTAAAGGGTTTAAcacaagataaataaataaaacacaggaagaggaatgtctcagtaaataaataaaaacacatgcaagattaaaaaaaaaacccatacaaaaaatatatatattcaaatataCAAAACTGAGTATTTGCATTGACTGTGCATTTTACACCCCGAGACTGAGGGTGAGAGGGAAGATGGAGGAAGTAATGTTTTCAGAACATAGTTCAGACATTTCCCATGAGAGAGAGTTAATGCAGGTGCTATGTGATTGGGACAGGGTATGCACGCCAGAATTGCTGAGCAATTCACCGCTCTTAATAGTTCAGATGGAAAAAAGTTTAACTGAAAGGCTGAGACAACTCTGACCGACCGAGCAAGAGCATTTCCTCTGAACCAGAAGCTGACCGCAGTGACTACTGACTCCTTGTTGGAGACTTACCAGCAACAATTTTAATATATGTAATCATTTAAGCCATTTTTCAAGCATAATCTCCCAGTTCTCGTTTCAGCTTCTTCCAACATGAAGActtcctgcttctctctgtcttgtatcattgtaaactgagtTTGTTTGTGGGATTTTGACTCTTGATCTGACTTAAAGCATTGAGATAAACATTTTCCATtgctttctgacattttaaagacagaaacaatcAGTGTATAAAATAATTGACAGGTTGATTAATAGTGAAATACATGTAGTTGC
The window above is part of the Toxotes jaculatrix isolate fToxJac2 chromosome 5, fToxJac2.pri, whole genome shotgun sequence genome. Proteins encoded here:
- the ftsj1 gene encoding putative tRNA (cytidine(32)/guanosine(34)-2'-O)-methyltransferase, which encodes MGRSSKDKRDIYYRLAKEEGWRARSAFKLLQLDHEFSLFTGVNRAVDLCAAPGSWSQVLSRKLRGREEKAEKGEDVKIVAVDLQAMAPLPGVTQIQGDITKVSTAQEIIRHFEGQPADLVVCDGAPDVTGLHDVDEYIQAQLLLAALNITTHVLKPGGTFVAKIFRGKDVTLLYSQLKIFFSGVTCAKPRSSRNSSIEAFVVCQNYSPPEGYVPNMSNPLLDHSYDVDFNQLEGPNRVIVPFLACGDLSAFDSDRTYPLQLDSDKQYEYTPPTQPPIRPPYQQACHLRKNNLLSREDAPSVCPNQTSDEPKPPAKST